Within Mongoliitalea daihaiensis, the genomic segment ATGGACCATCGATTATGGTCAATTGATCCGATACTTTGAAGCTTTGGCTGCCAGTTCTCCAAGAGTTCAATTAGAGGAATTTGGAAAAAGTCACGCCAAGCGACCCCAACTTTTGCTTACCATTACAGCACCAGACAATTTTTCCAAACTCGCTGAAATCAAAGAAGACAGGCAAGCCCTACGGGATGCGAGCGCAAGCATAGACTATGCCGCCATGCCAGTAGTATTGCAAATGGGTTACAGTGTCCATGGCAATGAAGCAAGCGCCATCAACTCAGCAGTGTTGGCTGCTTACCATTTTGCTGCAGCCAATGAGGTCAGAGAAGACTTAGAAAATATCATCGTATTAATCGATCCCCTTTTAAATCCAGATGGATATGCCCGGTATTCCACTTGGGTCAACTCCCATCGATCCATGAATCTCAACGGTGATCCCAATAATCGTGAACTCGGAGAGGCTTGGCCTGGGGGCAGAGGCAATCACTATTGGTTTGATTTGAACAGGGATTGGTTGCTTGTACAGCATCCAGAATCTCAAAATCGAGTGGCTAAATTTCAGGAATGGCTCCCCAATATCTACTTGGATTATCATGAAATGGGTACCAACACCACCTTTTTCTTTCAACCGGCCATTCCTTCCCGAGACCATCCTCTGATACCCAAAAATATCATCGACATGACCAAGCGCATGGCCGATTACCATGTAAAAGAATTTGATCAGAGCAAAGGCATGTACTTTGCCAAGGAACGCTTTGATGAATACTACTTTGGGTACGGATCTACATACCCTGATATCCAAGGGTCGGTAGGCATTCTGTTTGAGCAAGCATCTTCCCGTGGACACTTACAAGAGAGCGACTTTGGATTACTGACCTTTGCCCACACCATCAAAAATCAGTTCAAAGCCGCCTTGAGCTCCTTTGCCGCTGCTGCAGAAATCAAAGGAGATTTTAATAAGCTGACACATGAATTTTATAAAGATGCAGTCAGTTTAGCGGCTTCAGACCCTGAAAAAGCATATATTTTTGGTTCTGCTGTAGATGCAGCTAGGGGATATCATTTAGCAGATATATTGCGCCAACACCAGATAAAAGTATTCGAGCTAAACGAAGATATTACAGTCAATGGTGTTGCCTACAAAGGTGGTAATGCCTACATCGTCCCTACAGACCAAGCACAGTATCGTCTGATTAAAGCTATGTTTGAGGTAAGAAATGAATTTAAGGACAGTCTTTTCTACGACGTATCAGCTTGGACTCTTCCCATGTCTTTCAATTTGGATTATGCTGCTCTCAATAGCAGAGTATATAACTTAGCCAATGTGAGCCCTATTCAGGATGATTTTGCTTTGACTCCTGGAAAATTGATCGGTGAAGAGGAAGCGGTCGCATATGCTTTCGGTTGGGAGAGTTACTATGCACCTAAAGTAACATTTGAACTACTTTCCAAAGGTTATTTAGTGCGGACAGCCACCGAAGCCATTATCATTCCTACAGGAAAAAGATTGGAGCGAGGCAGTATTTTGGTAGGGTTAAAAAAGGATGCTCCGGCAAGTGATTGGGAAAAATTGGAAAAA encodes:
- a CDS encoding M14 family zinc carboxypeptidase, which gives rise to MKKIFFVISLACFVLSNAFAQQSPKGTADIPLSYYLPEGYTYNSEVPTPKSFLGYEIGEWTIDYGQLIRYFEALAASSPRVQLEEFGKSHAKRPQLLLTITAPDNFSKLAEIKEDRQALRDASASIDYAAMPVVLQMGYSVHGNEASAINSAVLAAYHFAAANEVREDLENIIVLIDPLLNPDGYARYSTWVNSHRSMNLNGDPNNRELGEAWPGGRGNHYWFDLNRDWLLVQHPESQNRVAKFQEWLPNIYLDYHEMGTNTTFFFQPAIPSRDHPLIPKNIIDMTKRMADYHVKEFDQSKGMYFAKERFDEYYFGYGSTYPDIQGSVGILFEQASSRGHLQESDFGLLTFAHTIKNQFKAALSSFAAAAEIKGDFNKLTHEFYKDAVSLAASDPEKAYIFGSAVDAARGYHLADILRQHQIKVFELNEDITVNGVAYKGGNAYIVPTDQAQYRLIKAMFEVRNEFKDSLFYDVSAWTLPMSFNLDYAALNSRVYNLANVSPIQDDFALTPGKLIGEEEAVAYAFGWESYYAPKVTFELLSKGYLVRTATEAIIIPTGKRLERGSILVGLKKDAPASDWEKLEKDLTELAESSGLNIHKVSTGYTAGYNIGSPTMPVLKKPTVALIVGTGVNSLEAGEVWHLLDKRMDMDITLLPIERISSADLSRYNVLVMPNGNYNALNKAQAEKIKSWTTQGNTLIARGNALKWLNEQEIATFKFKEEDEKKEEGLKPYADYEKNTGARLTSGTIFHGKVDTTHPLGYGFDQEKIYLFRNNNLFLEAATNPYANPVSYTAEGLASGYVHPENLEKVKNTVSTQVKKVGSGRVVGFVDNPNFRGIWFGTNKLFLNAVFLGQIIQSGTAD